In Flammeovirgaceae bacterium 311, one DNA window encodes the following:
- a CDS encoding hypothetical protein (COG2319 FOG: WD40 repeat) — MSVAVEPLEVLFKIAQRSKEYYQLLADGPQQEHFDEFLESLPEGLRSYYQQKGFKGSQKNILFRRYVLEQAGRRMDAYLRERLDTAEFRLWQEQDAYQMKLFFSLKQSA; from the coding sequence ATGAGTGTTGCTGTAGAACCCCTGGAAGTATTGTTTAAGATAGCGCAGCGTAGTAAGGAATACTACCAACTCTTGGCCGATGGGCCACAGCAGGAGCATTTTGATGAGTTTCTGGAGAGTCTGCCCGAAGGGTTGCGGTCATATTACCAGCAGAAAGGATTTAAGGGTAGTCAGAAAAACATACTATTTCGCCGCTATGTGCTGGAGCAGGCCGGCAGGCGCATGGATGCCTACCTGCGGGAGCGTCTGGATACTGCTGAATTCAGGCTTTGGCAGGAGCAGGATGCATACCAAATGAAGCTTTTCTTTAGTCTGAAGCAGTCTGCCTGA
- a CDS encoding peptidase m28 (COG2234 Predicted aminopeptidases) encodes MQAQAQTAVDAEKYAATITKEDLYDYLSVLASDALEGRETGERGQKMAAAFIQHHFEELGLQGPVKDLGNGYLQKVVLFSGKPGNIYVKANGQTYKNYDDIVYMGSGHTNTEKTVNLVFAGKGEEQDYEKLNVKDKAVLILTDDWTKYRGLSVRARKKGAHAVFFVAATTQAAHQKLVQNLKKRMTSHPTLRLQRPDMAVAQENIATGAFFISPEAAANIMGTSFQKLQETAQEAGNKKLVKQKPVTLSFQLTHELDTVMSENVLGYLEGGDKKDELLVITAHYDHIGRDGEHINNGADDDGSGTSAVMELAEAFVQAKKEGKGPRRSILFMLVTGEEKGLLGSEYYAANPVFPLKNTVVNLNIDMIGRIDPQHEGNPDYVYLVGSNRLSTELHDISERTNTTYTNLKLDYTYNDEDHPDRIYYRSDHWNFAKNGIPVIFYFNGVHADYHKPSDTIDKIEFEALQKRAQLVFYTAWELANRDSRPTVDKAPAQSNP; translated from the coding sequence AGAAACCGGTGAGCGCGGACAAAAAATGGCTGCAGCCTTTATTCAGCACCATTTTGAAGAGCTGGGGCTGCAGGGGCCGGTAAAAGACCTGGGCAATGGCTACTTACAAAAGGTAGTGCTTTTTTCAGGCAAGCCTGGCAACATCTATGTAAAAGCCAATGGCCAGACTTACAAAAACTATGATGATATTGTGTACATGGGCTCCGGACATACCAATACCGAGAAAACCGTAAATCTGGTGTTTGCTGGTAAGGGAGAAGAGCAGGATTACGAAAAGCTAAATGTAAAAGATAAGGCTGTCCTGATCCTTACCGACGACTGGACCAAATACCGCGGCCTTTCTGTCCGTGCCCGTAAAAAAGGCGCGCATGCTGTTTTCTTTGTTGCTGCCACTACGCAGGCAGCGCATCAGAAGCTGGTGCAGAACCTCAAAAAGCGGATGACGAGCCACCCTACGCTGCGCTTGCAGCGTCCTGATATGGCGGTGGCGCAGGAGAACATCGCAACAGGCGCTTTCTTTATCTCTCCCGAGGCAGCCGCCAACATCATGGGTACCTCTTTTCAGAAGCTCCAGGAGACTGCTCAAGAAGCTGGTAATAAAAAACTGGTAAAGCAAAAGCCTGTCACCCTAAGCTTTCAGCTAACGCATGAGCTCGATACCGTAATGTCGGAGAACGTATTGGGCTATTTGGAAGGTGGCGATAAAAAAGATGAGCTGCTGGTAATCACTGCCCACTACGACCACATTGGCCGCGATGGTGAGCATATCAACAACGGTGCCGACGATGATGGCTCTGGTACCTCTGCCGTTATGGAACTGGCAGAAGCATTTGTGCAGGCGAAAAAAGAGGGTAAAGGCCCGCGCCGCAGCATTTTGTTTATGCTGGTAACAGGCGAAGAAAAAGGGCTGCTGGGATCGGAGTATTACGCTGCCAACCCGGTATTTCCACTTAAAAACACGGTGGTGAACCTTAACATCGACATGATTGGCCGTATAGATCCGCAGCACGAAGGTAATCCCGATTATGTGTACCTGGTAGGCTCAAACCGCCTTTCTACCGAGCTGCACGACATCAGCGAACGCACCAATACAACCTACACCAATCTTAAGCTGGATTACACCTATAACGACGAAGACCATCCGGACCGGATCTATTACCGCTCCGACCACTGGAACTTTGCCAAAAATGGTATCCCGGTAATTTTTTATTTTAATGGTGTACATGCCGATTACCACAAGCCCAGCGACACCATAGATAAAATAGAATTTGAAGCCCTGCAGAAGCGTGCGCAGCTGGTGTTTTACACCGCCTGGGAGCTTGCCAACCGCGATAGCCGGCCAACTGTAGATAAGGCACCCGCCCAAAGCAACCCCTGA